Genomic segment of Campylobacter sp. MIT 99-7217:
CAAAAATCAAATCTTAAAGGATAAATTTGAGTTTAAACTTATAAAGCCCATAAAAACAGATAAAAAAATAGAGCTTTTTAGAGAGGATGCAAATGCTTTAGCCAAAAAACTTAGAAAGGAATTTGAAGCAAAAAAGGCTAAATTTGAATGCGTTTTTTTAGATCCTCCTTATAATTCAAGGCAGTATTCTCGCTTTTATCACTTGCTTGAAAATTTAGCTCAAAATAAAAAGCCAAAGCTTTATGGGGTTGCTCTAAAGCCAGAGCCTGAGAATTTAAGTAAATACTGTCAAAATGAAGCCTTAAAAGCTTTGAAAGATTTGACTTCAAACTTAGCTCCTATTAGCAAAAATATAGTGATGACTTATAATAATACCACAAGTGCTAATGCAAGAAGCAATACTAAGCTAAGCTTTGAGCTTATAAAAAGCTTATTAGAAGAATATGGAAAAACAAGGCTTTTTAAGCTTGATTTTAAGCCCTTTAGTGCTGGAAAAACAAGCTTTAAGGATCATAAGGAGGGGGTTTTTTGGTGTCAAATTTAAATCATTTTGAGCTAAAAAATAAGTTCATTCAAAGCCCTTTAAACTACACAGGGGGAAAATTTAAGCTTTTAAATCAGCTTTTGCCCCTTTTTCCAAAAGAAAATGAAATCATTGTAGATTTATTTTGTGGTGGGGCAAATGTGGGCTTAAATTTAAAGGCTAGTAAGCTCATTTTAAATGACAAGCAAAAAGAACTTATAGAACTTTTTGCCCTTTTTAAAAGGCTTAGTTTTGAGGAGCTTTTTAAGGCTTTGCAGAGCTTGATTGAAGAATACAAACTTAGTCAAAGTGCTAAATTTGGCTATGAATTTTATAAATGCGATAGCACAAAGGGACTATCAAGCCATAATAAAGAGCCTTTTTTAAGGCTTAGAAAAGCTTATAATCAAGATAAGGACCCGCTAAAGCTTTTTTTACTCATAGTCTTTGGCTTTAATAATCAAATAAGATTTAATTTGAAAAAAGAGTTTAACCTACCTTGCGGAAAAAGAGATTTTAATCTCAAAATACAAGAAAAATTAAGGCTTTTTATGGCTGCTTTAAAGACTAGGCAGGTTTTTTTAGAAAACAAGGATTTTAGAGCTTTTGATATAAAAAATTTAGATAAAAATTCTTTTGTTTATATAGACCCTCCTTATTTTTTAGCAAATGCAAGTTATAATGAAAATAAGGCTTGGAGCAAAGATGATGAGTGTGATTTGCTTGAGTTTTTAAAAATGCTTGATAGTAAAAAGATTAAATTTGCCCTTTCAAATGTGCTTTTTCACAAGCAAAAAGAGCATATTATCTTAAAAAAATGGCTTGAAAAAAATCCTAAATTTAGACTTGTTCATTTAAATTTTTCTTATAAAAATTGCAATTATCAAAGCAAAAATGATTTTTCACAAGAAATTTTGCTAAGAAATTATTAAGGAAAAAATAATGTATGATTATTTTGGCAATACAAGCTTAAGAGTGAAGCACTTGCTTTATAATTTTGAAAGTCAGCTTTTATTATTTGAAGAGCTTTTTAAAAACGCTGGCAAAAACGATACTTGGAGCAATGATTCTTCTTTGCAAATGCAGTATTTAGAGCTTTTGCAAGCTCATAATTTACTTGAAAATCGCAACAAAAGCAAGGATTTAGGCACAAAAGATGCTAGGGTCAAATCAGCCCCACTTGAGGATTTTAATCTCATAAATCGCAAAGAAAAGCTAATCACTAAGCAAGGCTATGAGCTTTTAAGTTTAATTAAAAATCAAGCTTATAAAATAGATAATGATTTTTTACAAATGGATTTGATTTCTTTATTTTTCTTAAAGGCTAGTTTAAATTTCAAAAAAAGTGAAAATTTACTTTTAAAATACTTAGAAATTTTTAGAATTTACAAAGGGGAATTAAGCAAAGAACTTTTTATCTTTTTGCCCTTAATTAATAATTTTAAAGACGCCAAAAGTTTTATAAAGGCTTTTAATGAAAAGACAATTTTTAAGACCTTATTACCAA
This window contains:
- a CDS encoding DNA adenine methylase, with the translated sequence MSNLNHFELKNKFIQSPLNYTGGKFKLLNQLLPLFPKENEIIVDLFCGGANVGLNLKASKLILNDKQKELIELFALFKRLSFEELFKALQSLIEEYKLSQSAKFGYEFYKCDSTKGLSSHNKEPFLRLRKAYNQDKDPLKLFLLIVFGFNNQIRFNLKKEFNLPCGKRDFNLKIQEKLRLFMAALKTRQVFLENKDFRAFDIKNLDKNSFVYIDPPYFLANASYNENKAWSKDDECDLLEFLKMLDSKKIKFALSNVLFHKQKEHIILKKWLEKNPKFRLVHLNFSYKNCNYQSKNDFSQEILLRNY